The sequence TCTCCAGCCTTTAGAGGAATGGTCCATGTATAATCATCAATCTTTTCCAACAGGTTCATATTCATAACATATCTCCTTTACACATCTACGACACACTGAGCTTCCCAATGATCTTCATCTTCTTTCACAGATAACATGGTCAGTGTTGCCCCTTTGACCTCAGTACCCCGTTCCAGATCTTTATGCCATCTATCCCCCCATGCTTTCCCTCTCCAGGAATCACCCTCTTTATGCAGTTCAAACCGACCCAAAACAAGATGTTTCATATGCGCTAAAGCCAAAAGTGTATTAAGCCACTCTATCAGGGCAAACTCCTTATCTTCTTCCTCGAATGTCACTTCTATCAATTCATCACAATGTAATAGATCTACATCAGCCATTATAGAAAACATCGCCACTGCAGCTGATTCAAATGATTCTTCCAGACTCTTCCCTCTTCCAATAATACCGATATCTGCATCATGATCAAAGTAGCTATATCTTTTGTTCATGTTTGGCCTTCTTTGTTTTGAAAGTTCTATATTTCAATCATATCTTTAAAAAAAGATCCTTACTTATTCTAGCATCATTTTCGTCTTTTACC is a genomic window of Sulfurovum sp. XGS-02 containing:
- a CDS encoding archease, yielding MNKRYSYFDHDADIGIIGRGKSLEESFESAAVAMFSIMADVDLLHCDELIEVTFEEEDKEFALIEWLNTLLALAHMKHLVLGRFELHKEGDSWRGKAWGDRWHKDLERGTEVKGATLTMLSVKEDEDHWEAQCVVDV